Within Metabacillus sp. KUDC1714, the genomic segment CAAGAGGATAAGTTACTTGCCACAGATGAATATCAAGAAAAAGTTGCAGCATCGATATATAACGGTATTTTACGATACTTCTCGAACGAAAATAATCCTCCTGATTAATTAGACATAGACTTTTCAAGGTTAGTAACTTAGGTAAGATAATAATTATGTTATAATTTATGTAAACGAAATCAAAAGGGTGGTAACTATGCTACGAGAAGAAGAATTAAAACAGATCATCGGACAATTACAAGATCCTTTTTTACATAAATCGTTAGAAGAGCTAGATGCAATTGAAGAAATAAAAATAAAACAAGAAAAATCGCATGTTAGCTTAAAAATAGGCATATCTAAAACGAATACGGCTGAACAGCTTCAACTACAGCAGAAAATTGTTGAGAAGGTAAAAGAAGCGGGAGCTGAATCAGTAGGACTTCGCTTCCATGAACTTCCGCAAGAAACAATTGCTGCATATCAGGATCCCTCTTCAAATCAATCTGATTCTTTGTTATCTGCAGGTAGTAAAACGACCTTTTTGGCAATTGCAAGTGGAAAAGGTGGGGTTGGGAAATCTACAGTCTCAGTTAACCTTGCTGTTGCACTCGCGCGTTTAGGTAAAAAGGTAGGATTAATTGATGCTGATATTTATGGTTTCAGTGTACCTGATATGATGGGCATCACGAAAAGACCGGTTGTACGTGGTGAGAAAATTATCCCAGTAGAAAGATTTGGGGTGAAGGTCATTTCAATGGGCTTTTTCGTTGAGGATAATGCTCCTGTAATTTGGAGAGGTCCTATGTTAGGTAAAATGCTCAATAATTTCTTTAATGAGGTGGAATGGGGAGAACTTGATTATCTATTATTAGATTTACCACCTGGAACAGGAGACGTTGCCTTAGATGTGCATTCAATGCTTCCGTCATGTAAAGAAATCATTGTATCAACTCCACACCCTACTGCTGCCTTTGTAGCGGCAAGAGCGGGTGCAATGGCCATTCAAACAGATCATGAAATTGTTGGTGTCATTGAAAATATGGCTTATTTTGAAAGTGAAAAGACTGGTGAGAAGGAATATGTATTTGGACGTGGCGGAGGAGAAAAGCTAGCTGAGGAGCTTCGCGTTCCACTTATTGGGAAGATTCCATTACAGCAGCCTGATTGGGATGATGATGACTTTGCTCCATCAGTGTATGGAGAGGATCATCCAACAGGACAAATTTATCAATCCATTGCTAAGCAGGTAACAAATATCATACCTGTAAAAGCTTAAAAAGCGCTCATTGAGCGCTTTTTTAATTGACTTGTTTTAGCTTACCAAGGTGCGTTTAGTCTATTAGCTACCACTGTTTCCTCCACCTTGCTCTTGACTTTCACCAGATTCCTGGCCACTTTCGCTTCCAGAAGATTGACCACTACTACCTTGTTGCCCAGCTTCTTCAGCAGCCTTTAATAAAGAATCTTGGATTTTTGCTTTATATAAAGGACTAGATAGGGTCTCCATTATCACTTCTTGAAGATGCTTTCTGAATTCCTGGCTTTTCATAGAGGTTTGAATACTTTTTTCCATTTCAGGATCTTGTAAAACCTCTATAAGTAATTTTTGATATTCAGGGTCTGTCATCAATTCCTTTATTACTTTTTCGTGCTCTTCTTGTAAACTTTTTGCAAAGCTCTCCACAAATTTAGGATCCTCAAAGACCTTTTGCCAAAATTTTGCCCCTTTATCAGATGTTAATGTTGTTTGAATGGTTTCAGTTACAACCTTTTGATCCATTATAAGAACTTGCTTCATTTCTTCGTCTTTCATCACTTCTTGGAGGGCCTTTTTTCCATCATCAGTCTTTAATATATCAACGACCATCTTTTTTGTTTCTTCGTAATCTACCTGTCCTGCTTCTTCTTTAGGTGCACATCCTGTGATCGTTAAACAAATAATAGCCATTGATACAATCATGAGGAGCGAGTATCTCTTCATGTAATCCTAGCCCCTTTCTATTTACGTTTTGCTATTTATATTTTGATTTAGTTAAGAGAATTTATACGAGGAAAATGCTTATGATGTGGTATTTTTAATAAATGATTGGTAAAATCAATAGGAGTAAATGATGGAGGATAATGTAGTGAATAGTCGAAATTGGGTTCGTTTCTTTCTAAGTACATTACTTGTTGGTGGTTTAACAACAGGGATAATTGGATTTGCGTTAAAGTGGTCAGAGTATAAAGAGTTATTTATAAGCTTTAATTTAGTTGAAATTGTTTCAATCTTATTTTGGCTTTTTGGAGTTGGATTAATTTTCAGTGTCATTAGTCAAATGGGATTTTTTGCTTACTTAACAGTACATAGGTTTGGTTTAGGGATTTTTCGCTCTGTATCCATGTGGAATTTAGCCCAAATCATTTTAATTGTTTTTGTTTTATTCGATTTAATCTATTTCAGATTTCAGCTATTTGCAGAGGGAAATGAAACAATTTTACCTTACCTACTTTTGGCGTTCTATGTGTTTGTTGTAGGTGTAATTATTGCATTAATAAAAAGGTCGAACACAAATAAAGAGGCGTTTATTCCTGCTCTCTTTTTTATGATTGTGGTTACAACCATAGAATGGTTTCCTGCCTTAAGAGTAAATGAGAAGGATTGGTTATTACTTATGCTAATCCCTTTACAGGTTTGTAATGCGTATCAACTATTAATGTTACCTAAATTCATTAAATCAAAAAAGAGCTAGCTTATGCTAGCTCTTTCCTATTTCAGTTAACTTCGGAAGACTTTGCATCTGCATTGGCGATGATATCACCGACAGATACATTTTTTAAGCCTTTCTTTTTTAAATCGCTTAGGATAATTGGTAAAGCCTTATTTGTTTGTTTAGCTGAATCTGAAGCATGTAAAAGAACGATATCTCCACCTTTTATTTTAGATGTGGTGTTTTTTACAATCAATTCAACGCCAGGATTCGTCCAATCATCTGAATCAATACTATAATGAACAACACTGTAACCATGTTTATCAACTATAGAAAGTACCTCTTTGTTAAAGCCTCCACTAGGTGGTCGTAACAATGTAACATCCTTCACACCTAATTCTGTAAAAACTTCCTGTGCCATTGATAAGTCTCTTCTTATTTCATTTGGCTCGAGATCCTTGTAATTTTTATAGGCATATCCCATACTCCCCACTTGATGGCCATCCTCAACAATACGTTTAACTATATCTGGGTGTCTTTCCGCCCAGGAAGCGGACAGAAAAAATGTTGCGTTATTAATATTTTGTTTTTTTAACGTATCTAGTATAGGTTCTGCCTTTACATCACCCCAGCTAATATCAAAGGTTAATGCTACTTCATTGTTTTTTGTTTCACCTCTATAAATAGCTTTTGGTCCATCGGAAGTAGAAAACACCGGGTAATTTAATACATTTTCGACATACAAAATTCCCGCAGTAAAAAAAGCTGCTATCATAATCATTGCAAGTTGCTTAATTTTCTTCATATGAATGACATGAAACTGGTTCATAATGGTCCTCCTCGTCCTACTTACTCTTGTGACAAGTTTATGCTTGGCCTTTAATGAAAATGATTAGAAAAGAAATTTATTAGAAATAATGGTAGATGAATCTTAAGGGGGGGAGAAAGTGATTTATTATTTGTTTAATGAAAAAGAGAGAGTACAATTAGAAGATCTTCTTTGTCATGAATTAATCGAGGTAAGAGCGTTATTGGATAAGGCAGAAATTGTAGGAAGGAGTGATATGTCAAAATTCAGAGCATTAAAGGAGAAAAGAGAACTTCTTTTATGTTTGTTTTATAAGATATCAAATAATAAAGAAGAAAGATTAGATTTATAGTTGACCGTAATAAAAAGAAATGTTATATTATTATTCGTCGCTAACGAGCGCCTAAAATGTTAACATCATATTTTAAAAAACTTTTAAAAAGATGTTGACGTAAAAAAGCATAAGTGTTATATTAATAAAGTCGCTTCTGAACGAAACGACAATAAATGATCTTTGAAAACTAAACAAAACCAAGCGTGCCAACGTTAATTTTTAATTAACAAAACAACGTACTATATAGTACAAATTTATGAGCTATATCAAACACTTTATTGGAGAGTTTGATCCTGGCTCAGGACGAACGCTGGCGGCGTGCCTAATACATGCAAGTCGAGCGAATCAACGGGAGCTTGCTCCCTGAGATTAGCGGCGGACGGGTGAGTAACACGTGGGTAACCTGCCTGTAAGATTGGGATAACTCCGGGAAACCGGAGCTAATACCGGATAACATTTTGAACCGCATGGTTCAGAATTGAAAGATGGCGTCTAGCTATCACTTACAGATGGACCCGCGGCGCATTAGCTAGTTGGTGAGGTAACGGCTCACCAAGGCAACGATGCGTAGCCGACCTGAGAGGGTGATCGGCCACACTGGGACTGAGACACGGCCCAGACTCCTACGGGAGGCAGCAGTAGGGAATCTTCCGCAATGGACGAAAGTCTGACGGAGCAACGCCGCGTGAACGATGAAGGCCTTCGGGTCGTAAAGTTCTGTTGTTAGGGAAGAACAAGTACCAGAGTAACTGCTGGTACCTTGACGGTACCTAACCAGAAAGCCACGGCTAACTACGTGCCAGCAGCCGCGGTAATACGTAGGTGGCAAGCGTTGTCCGGAATTATTGGGCGTAAAGCGTACGCAGGCGGTTTCTTAAGTCTGATGTGAAAGCCCACGGCTCAACCGTGGAGGGTCATTGGAAACTGGGGAACTTGAGTACAGAAGAGGAGAGTGGAATTCCACGTGTAGCGGTGAAATGCGTAGAGATGTGGAGGAACACCAGTGGCGAAGGCGACTCTCTGGTCTGTAACTGACGCTGAGGTACGAAAGCGTGGGGAGCGAACAGGATTAGATACCCTGGTAGTCCACGCCGTAAACGATGAGTGCTAAGTGTTAGAGGGTTTCCGCCCTTTAGTGCTGCAGCAAACGCATTAAGCACTCCGCCTGGGGAGTACGGTCGCAAGACTGAAACTCAAAGGAATTGACGGGGGCCCGCACAAGCGGTGGAGCATGTGGTTTAATTCGAAGCAACGCGAAGAACCTTACCAGGTCTTGACATCCCACTGCCCGGTATAGAGATATACCTTTCCCTTCGGGGACAGTGGTGACAGGTGGTGCATGGTTGTCGTCAGCTCGTGTCGTGAGATGTTGGGTTAAGTCCCGCAACGAGCGCAACCCTTGATCTTAGTTGCCAGCATTTAGTTGGGCACTCTAAGGTGACTGCCGGTGACAAACCGGAGGAAGGTGGGGATGACGTCAAATCATCATGCCCCTTATGACCTGGGCTACACACGTGCTACAATGGATGGTACAAAGGGCTGCAAGACCGCGAGGTCAAGCCAATCCCATAAAACCATTCTCAGTTCGGATTGCAGGCTGCAACTCGCCTGCATGAAGCTGGAATCGCTAGTAATCGCGGATCAGCATGCCGCGGTGAATACGTTCCCGGGCCTTGTACACACCGCCCGTCACACCACGAGAGTTTGTAACACCCGAAGTCGGTGGGGTAACCGTAAGGAGCCAGCCGCCTAAGGTGGGACAGATGATTGGGGTGAAGTCGTAACAAGGTAGCCGTATCGGAAGGTGCGGCTGGATCACCTCCTTTCTAAGGAAAATGAGGCACACTTGGTTTTTGTTTAGTTTTGAGAGATTATTTTAGATCTTTCATTATA encodes:
- a CDS encoding Mrp/NBP35 family ATP-binding protein, translating into MLREEELKQIIGQLQDPFLHKSLEELDAIEEIKIKQEKSHVSLKIGISKTNTAEQLQLQQKIVEKVKEAGAESVGLRFHELPQETIAAYQDPSSNQSDSLLSAGSKTTFLAIASGKGGVGKSTVSVNLAVALARLGKKVGLIDADIYGFSVPDMMGITKRPVVRGEKIIPVERFGVKVISMGFFVEDNAPVIWRGPMLGKMLNNFFNEVEWGELDYLLLDLPPGTGDVALDVHSMLPSCKEIIVSTPHPTAAFVAARAGAMAIQTDHEIVGVIENMAYFESEKTGEKEYVFGRGGGEKLAEELRVPLIGKIPLQQPDWDDDDFAPSVYGEDHPTGQIYQSIAKQVTNIIPVKA
- the pdaB gene encoding polysaccharide deacetylase family sporulation protein PdaB is translated as MNQFHVIHMKKIKQLAMIMIAAFFTAGILYVENVLNYPVFSTSDGPKAIYRGETKNNEVALTFDISWGDVKAEPILDTLKKQNINNATFFLSASWAERHPDIVKRIVEDGHQVGSMGYAYKNYKDLEPNEIRRDLSMAQEVFTELGVKDVTLLRPPSGGFNKEVLSIVDKHGYSVVHYSIDSDDWTNPGVELIVKNTTSKIKGGDIVLLHASDSAKQTNKALPIILSDLKKKGLKNVSVGDIIANADAKSSEVN
- the gerD gene encoding spore germination lipoprotein GerD encodes the protein MKRYSLLMIVSMAIICLTITGCAPKEEAGQVDYEETKKMVVDILKTDDGKKALQEVMKDEEMKQVLIMDQKVVTETIQTTLTSDKGAKFWQKVFEDPKFVESFAKSLQEEHEKVIKELMTDPEYQKLLIEVLQDPEMEKSIQTSMKSQEFRKHLQEVIMETLSSPLYKAKIQDSLLKAAEEAGQQGSSGQSSGSESGQESGESQEQGGGNSGS
- a CDS encoding KinB-signaling pathway activation protein, yielding MNSRNWVRFFLSTLLVGGLTTGIIGFALKWSEYKELFISFNLVEIVSILFWLFGVGLIFSVISQMGFFAYLTVHRFGLGIFRSVSMWNLAQIILIVFVLFDLIYFRFQLFAEGNETILPYLLLAFYVFVVGVIIALIKRSNTNKEAFIPALFFMIVVTTIEWFPALRVNEKDWLLLMLIPLQVCNAYQLLMLPKFIKSKKS